The Populus alba chromosome 4, ASM523922v2, whole genome shotgun sequence genome contains a region encoding:
- the LOC118039728 gene encoding uncharacterized protein → MGSACCVAARDKNIVSGPGGEILHRNIRYSPTWSFRWDNRGRVAGEDTSISWFSDGISRNDGSDIKYESTYTSEDGSPTESFQRHTWQKSPTSEGTAAHARNPASDQSLSRNISMDKSLEQVKESTESMAVLNPSPEKISLSLPSTSSLSTPPLPPQSHLHPASPTTSRWLQNSPRHQLTKPVSDAQIPGLRSSKSIPGSEERPPVSSWSNESTQGCHGESSDGWSMHAFSELMATSNRERWSLDNECLGFNHEKTRSSGRSSAFTSVDLQTCGICSKLLTDKSLWGSQKLIATNELSVVAVLICGHTYHAECLEALTPEIDKYDPACPFCTLGEKQAFKLSQKALKTEMDLKARNKKLRSRVVDSDLDGDSAMFDRFKDGGNEGKGPKMGLSSSMKSSLAKPFLRRHFSFASKASRSSTENHSTRKKGFFWTRSLRG, encoded by the exons ATGGGGAGTGCTTGTTGTGTTGCTGCgagagataaaaatatagtGAGTGGACCAGGTGGTGAAATCTTGCATAGAAATATTCGGTATTCGCCAACTTGGAGCTTTAGATGGGATAATCGAGGCCGAGTAGCAGGGGAAGATACATCAATAAGTTGGTTTTCTGATGGAATTAGCAGAAATGATGGATCGGATATTAAATATGAATCAACCTATACATCGGAGGATGGAAGCCCAACGGAGAGCTTCCAGAGACATACGTGGCAGAAGTCCCCAACATCTGAAGGAACCGCAGCTCATGCGAGGAATCCTGCTTCAG ATCAATCCCTCTCAAGGAATATCTCAATGGACAAGAGTTTGGAACAG GTGAAGGAGTCAACAGAATCCATGGCGGTTCTGAATCCATCTCCTGAGAAAATCTCTCTGTCATTGCCCTCTACTTCATCCTTATCAACACCTCCACTTCCACCCCAAAGTCATTTACATCCTGCCAGCCCAACAACATCAAGGTGGCTACAGAACTCTCCGAGACATCAGCTAACAAAGCCAGTATCTGATGCCCAAATCCCAGGATTGAGGTCATCAAAGAGCATCCCAGGTTCTGAAGAGAGGCCTCCTGTTTCTTCATGGAGCAATGAATCAACTCAGGGATGCCATGGCGAGTCTTCAGATGGCTGGTCTATGCATGCATTTTCTGAGCTTATGGCTACTTCTAATAGAGAAAGGTGGTCTTTAGATAACGAGTGCTTGGGGTTTAATCATGAGAAGACCAGATCCAGTGGTCGAAGCTCAGCTTTTACTTCTGTTGATCTTCAAACATGTGGGATCTGCTCAAAGCTATTGACTGATAAATCTTTGTGGGGCAGCCAGAAGCTCATTGCTACTAATGAGCTCTCTGTTGTCGCAGTTTTAATTTGTGGTCACACTTATCATGCTGAGTGTTTGGAAGCTCTGACTCCTGAAATTGACAAGTATGATCCTGCATGCCCATTTTGTACATTGGGAGAGAAGCAGGCCTTTAAGCTGTCTCAAAAAGCTTTAAAAACAGAAATGGACTTGAAGGCTAGAAACAAGAAATTGAGGAGCCGAGTGGTAGATAGTGATCTTGATGGTGATTCGGCAATGTTTGATCGCTTTAAAGATGGTGGAAATGAAGGAAAGGGTCCAAAGATGGGCTTAAGTTCCAGCATGAAAAGTTCCTTGGCAAAGCCTTTCTTGAGGCGGCATTTTTCATTTGCCTCCAAAGCGAGTAGATCCTCTACTGAGAATCACTCAACCAGAAAGAAAGGTTTCTTCTGGACAAGATCTCTGAGGGGTTGA
- the LOC118039729 gene encoding 26S proteasome regulatory subunit S10B homolog B, which produces MSSEAEEAARRRTAIADYRKKLLNHKELESRVHAVRENLRAAKKEFAKTEDDLKSLQSVGQIIGEVLRPLDNERLIVKASSGPRYVVGCRSKVDKEKLTAGTRVVLDMTTLTIMRALPREVDPVVYNMLHEDPGNVSYSAVGGLSDQIRELRESIELPLMNPELFLRVGIKPPKGVLLYGPPGTGKTLLARAIASNIDANFLKVVSSAIIDKYIGESARLIREMFGYARDHQPCIIFMDEIDAIGGRRFSEGTSADREIQRTLMELLNQLDGFDQLGKVKMIMATNRPDVLDPALLRPGRLDRKIEIPLPNEQSRMEILKIHAAGIAKHGDIDYEAVVKLAEGFNGADLRNVCTEAGMAAIRAERDYVIHEDFMKAVRKLNEAKKLESSAHYNADFGKD; this is translated from the exons ATGTCGAGCGAAGCAGAGGAGGCGGCACGTCGCCGTACAGCGATCGCCGATTACCGCAAGAAGCTACTGAATCATAAGGAGCTCGAATCCCGAGTCCATGCAG TGAGAGAGAATTTGCGGGCTGCCAAGAAGGAATTTGCCAAAACTGAAGATGATTTGAAGTCCCTTCAGAGTGTTGGACAGATCATTGGCGAAGTTCTCAGGCCTCTCGACAATGAACGCT TGATAGTTAAAGCAAGCAGTGGACCTAGGTATGTGGTTGGTTGTCGTAGTAAAGTGGACAAAGAAAAACTAACAGCTGGAACCCGAGTTGTTCTTGATATGACTACTCTCACAATCATGCGGGCTCTTCCTCGTGAG GTTGATCCAGTTGTATATAACATGCTTCATGAGGATCCTGGTAATGTTAGCTATTCTGCTGTGGGAGGGCTCTCAGATCAGATTCGAGAATTAAGAGAATCTATAGAACTGCCTCTCATGAATCCAGAGCTCTTCTTGAGGGTGGGAATCAAGCCTCCCAAG GGTGTGCTTCTTTATGGACCTCCTGGAACTGGAAAGACATTATTAGCCAGAGCAATAGCTAGCAACATTGATGCCAACTTTTTGAAG GTTGTGTCGAGTGccataattgataaatatattggTGAAAGTGCTAGATTGATTAGAGAGATGTTTGGGTATGCACGGGATCATCAA CCATGTATTATatttatggatgaaattgatGCCATTGGTGGACGCCGTTTCAGTGAGGGAACAAGTGCTGACCGTGAAATCCAAAGAACACTCATGGAGTTGCTTAATCAGCTGGATGGATTTGACCAGCTAGGGAAG GTTAAAATGATTATGGCAACTAACAGACCTGATGTTCTGGACCCTGCACTTCTTCGACCGGGCCGTCTAGACAGGAAGATAGAAATTCCATTGCCAAATGAGCAGTCAAGAATGGAAATCCTCAAAATCCATGCTGCTGGAATTGCCAAACATGGAGATATTGACTATGAAGCAGTTGTAAAGCTTGCTGAG GGTTTTAATGGTGCTGATCTTAGAAATGTTTGTACTGAAGCTGGGATGGCTGCAATCCGTGCAGAACGTGATTATGTCATCCATGAGGATTTCATGAAG GCTGTCAGGAAACTAAATGAGGCTAAGAAGCTTGAATCTAGTGCTCACTACAATGCTGACTTTGGAAAGGATTGA
- the LOC118039720 gene encoding probable receptor-like protein kinase At4g39110 produces the protein MEKNKFKKSKINLVLPSLLSPIMAFLLVLLLALLSSPSIVSAAGNAFKPADEFLVSCGAKNLASFPDGRIFKTDKEAQGYLQTKQDILVSIPSANVSSPLYLSARIFKEDATYAFTLKSAGWHWVRLHLFPLNNTEFDLRTATFSVNTDKYALLHNFNTNNDTQAVLKEYLINMTDPNFSIHFIPLKNSAAFINAIEVVSAPDILISDQATNLFPVNNFAGLNNFGYEVVYRLNMGEPLITSENDTLWRRWVPDKPYLKHEALAKSASVPTSSIKYGPGISSLIAPATVYASAEQMADSETRIQNFNLTWNFVADATFSYVVRLHFCDIVSKSLNDLYFNVYLNGKMAISGLDLSSIKDELAVSYFKDFVVDASLMSNGLAVEVGPMGDETGTRNAILNGLEVFKMSSKVNSLDGVFGVDGKMLENHKVVVYVGFGLMFGAFVGLGAMLLKWHKRPQDWQKRNSFSSWLLPVHAGDHSFMSSKTSLGSHKTSFYSSTLGLGRFFSLSELQEATKNFDSSEIIGVGGFGNVYIGMIDDSTKVAVKRGNPQSEQGITEFQTEIQMLSKLRHRHLVSLIGYCDENDEMILVYEYMSNGPFRDHLYGKNLPTLSWKQRLEISIGAARGLHYLHTGTAQGIIHRDVKTTNILLDDAFVAKVADFGLSKDTPMGQGHVSTAVKGSFGYLDPEYFRRQQLTDKSDVYSFGVVLLEVLCARPALNPQLPREQVNLAEWAMQWKRKGLLEKIIDPCLVGTINPESLKKFAEAAEKCLAEHGVDRPTMGDVLWNLEYALQLQEAFSKGKAEDESKLSAAVADYPVAVATPKAISNSVTEDNRSPAEVQVIDDHSGTAMFSQFSGLNGR, from the coding sequence atggaaaaaaataaatttaaaaaatcaaaaatcaatctTGTTCTGCCTTCCTTGTTGTCTCCGATAATGGCTTTCCTCCTTGTTCTCCTCCTTGCCTTGCTTTCGAGCCCTAGCATTGTATCCGCGGCTGGAAATGCCTTCAAGCCAGCTGATGAGTTCCTCGTCAGCTGTGGAGCCAAGAACCTGGCTTCTTTTCCTGATGGAAGAATCTTCAAGACCGACAAGGAGGCCCAAGGTTACTTACAGACCAAGCAGGATATCTTAGTATCTATTCCGTCCGCTAATGTTTCTTCTCCTCTATATCTGTCGGCGAGGATTTTTAAAGAGGATGCGACTTACGCATTTACATTGAAGAGTGCGGGGTGGCATTGGGTGCGTCTGCATTTATTTCCATTGAATAACACAGAATTCGATCTGCGAACAGCAACCTTCTCTGTAAACACAGATAAGTATGCCCTCCTTCACAACTTCAATACGAATAACGATACTCAAGCTGTATTGAAGGAGTATCTAATTAACATGACAGACCCGAACTTTTCCATCCACTTTATACCTCTGAAGAATTCTGCAGCTTTCATCAATGCCATTGAGGTTGTTTCAGCTCCTGACATTCTGATATCTGATCAAGCCACCAACCTCTTCCCCGTTAACAACTTTGCCGGTTTGAACAACTTTGGGTACGAAGTAGTGTACAGGCTCAACATGGGGGAGCCTTTGATCACATCAGAAAATGACACACTTTGGAGGAGATGGGTACCCGATAAGCCATACCTTAAGCACGAAGCCTTGGCCAAAAGTGCATCTGTCCCTACTTCCTCCATCAAATATGGTCCAGGAATCTCATCACTCATTGCGCCAGCAACGGTCTATGCGTCTGCTGAGCAAATGGCTGATTCAGAAACAAGgattcaaaatttcaatttaacatGGAATTTTGTGGCTGATGCAACATTCAGCTACGTTGTTCGGCTGCATTTTTGTGACATTGTGAGCAAATCCCTTAATGATCTCTACTTTAATGTATATCTTAATGGGAAAATGGCAATTTCTGGATTGGATTTGTCATCCATCAAAGACGAATTGGCAGTATCATATTTCAAAGACTTTGTGGTGGATGCTTCCTTGATGTCTAATGGACTCGCAGTTGAGGTTGGTCCTATGGGTGACGAAACTGGTACGAGAAATGCTATTCTGAATGGCTTGGAGGTCTTCAAAATGAGCAGTAAAGTTAACAGTTTGGATGGAGTGTTTGGGGTTGATGGTAAGATGCTTGAGAATCACAAGGTAGTTGTTTACGTAGGGTTCGGGTTGATGTTTGGTGCATTTGTTGGCCTTGGTGCAATGCTGTTGAAGTGGCACAAGAGACCTCAAGATTGGCAAAAGAGGAATAGCTTTTCTTCTTGGTTGCTTCCTGTCCATGCTGGTGACCATAGCTTCATGTCAAGTAAAACCTCACTGGGATCTCACAAGACCAGCTTTTACTCATCAACTCTTGGTCTAGGCCGGTTTTTCTCTCTATCAGAGTTGCAGGAGGCTACCAAGAACTTCGATTCAAGTGAAATAATTGGTGTTGGCGGTTTTGGCAATGTCTATATTGGAATGATTGATGATAGTACCAAAGTTGCTGTCAAGAGAGGTAACCCGCAATCTGAACAAGGAATCACAGAGTTCCAGACAGAAATTCAGATGTTATCAAAGCTCAGGCATAGGCATTTGGTGTCCTTGATTGGCTATTGTGACGAGAACGATGAAATGATCCTGGTTTACGAATACATGTCAAATGGACCTTTTAGGGACCACCTCTATGGAAAGAATTTGCCCACATTGTCATGGAAGCAAAGGCTGGAGATCTCTATTGGAGCTGCTCGCGGACTTCATTACTTGCATACGGGAACTGCACAAGGTATCATTCACCGTGATGTGAAGACCACAAACATTTTGCTCGACGATGCCTTTGTCGCCAAGGTTGCTGATTTTGGGCTGTCCAAAGATACGCCTATGGGACAGGGTCATGTCAGTACTGCAGTGAAGGGAAGTTTTGGATACTTGGATCCTGAGTACTTCAGGAGGCAGCAACTGACTGATAAATCTGACGTGTACTCATTTGGGGTGGTGCTGCTTGAGGTATTGTGTGCAAGGCCTGCCCTTAACCCTCAACTTCCAAGAGAGCAAGTTAACTTGGCTGAATGGGCAATGCAATGGAAGAGGAAGGGGTTGCTTGAAAAGATCATCGACCCTTGTCTTGTTGGTACCATCAATCCTGAATCATTGAAGAAGTTTGCCGAGGCTGCAGAGAAGTGCTTGGCTGAGCATGGTGTTGACAGGCCAACTATGGGAGACGTGCTGTGGAACTTGGAGTATGCTTTGCAGCTACAAGAAGCTTTCTCTAAAGGAAAAGCTGAAGATGAAAGTAAGTTATCAGCTGCCGTAGCCGACTACCCTGTTGCTGTAGCTACTCCCAAAGCTATTTCCAATTCTGTCACCGAAGACAACAGAAGCCCTGCTGAAGTTCAGGTCATTGATGATCATTCAGGAACTGCAATGTTTTCTCAATTTTCTGGGCTAAACGGCAGGTAA
- the LOC118039722 gene encoding SUMO-activating enzyme subunit 2 has translation MASLQHSQAIKGAKVLMVGAGGIGCELLKTLALSDFQDIHIIDMDTIEVSNLNRQFLFRQSHVGQSKAKVARDAVLRFRPHISITPYHANAKDSNFNVDFFKQFNVVLNGLDNLDARRHVNRLCLAAEVPLVESGTTGFLGQVTVHVKGKTECYECQPKPAPKTYPVCTITSTPSKFVHCVVWAKDLLFAKLFGDKNQDNDLNVRSNDAARSSEHAGDAFEWSGNEDLEQYGRGVYDHVFGYNIELALSNEETWKNRNKPRPIYCRDVLPDRMTQQNGNVDKTDDLSSASAMASLGLKNPQDIWCLMENTKVFIEALKLFFTKRRKEIGNLSFDKDDQLAVEFVTAAANIRAASFNIPLHSLFEAKGIAGNIVHAVATTNAIVAGLIVIEAIKVLKKDTESYRMTYCLEHPSKKMLLMPVEPFEPNKSCCVCSKTPLSLEINTHRSKLRDFVEKIVKAKLGMNSPLIMHATALLYEVGDDLEENEIANYTANLEKVLSELPPPVTDGTVLTVEDLQQEFTCNIHIKHREEFDEEKEPDGMVLSGWTQAPPEKKDGKTSIGNGASTSKSLPTKPGITEIDIEVKEISDVSPGTKRKLSEFSDGSTLDQSSDVDVTRNNKKTQKHDEDDDLVMLDHWDSNMRKKH, from the exons atggCGTCTCTTCAACACTCTCAAGCAATAAAG ggTGCGAAAGTGCTTATGGTTGGAGCAGGTGGGATTGGTTGTGAGTTACTTAAGACTCTTGCTCTTTCCGACTTCCAAGATATTCATATA ATTGACATGGACACTATTGAAGTCAGCAACCTCAATAGGCAATTTTTGTTCCGTCAATCACATGTTGGACAGTCTAAAGCAAAG GTTGCTCGTGATGCTGTGTTAAGATTTAGGCCTCACATAAGCATTACCCCTTACCATGCAAATGCGAAGGATTCTAACTTCAATGTTGACTTCTTCAAGCAATTTAATGTCGTTCTGAATGGACTAGATAACTTAGATGCAAGGCGACATGTGAACCGCCTTTGCTTGGCTGCTGAAGTTCCTCTGGTTGAAAGTGGAACTACTGGGTTCCTAGGACAG GTTACAGTGCATGTGAAGGGAAAAACAGAGTGCTATGAGTGTCAACCTAAACCTGCCCCAAAGACTTATCCTGTCTGCACAATTACTAGTACTCCATCAAAG TTTGTTCACTGTGTTGTTTGGGCGAAGGACCTGCTTTTTGCAAAATTATTTGGAGACAAGAATCAGGATAATGATTTAAATGTGCGTTCTAATGATGCTGCTAGGTCATCTGAACACGCAGGTGATGCATTTGAATGGAGTGGAAATGAAGACCTAGAGCAATATGGAAGAGGAGTATATGATCATGTTTTTGGCTATAACATTGAACTAGCTTTGTCTAATGAAGAGACATGGAAAAATCGTAATAAGCCAAGGCCCATCTATTGTAGGGATGTCCTGCCTGACAGAATGACCCAACAGAATGGAAATGTTGATAAAACTGATGATCTTTCATCGGCATCAGCCATGGCATCTTTGGGCCTCAAGAATCCACAGGACATATGGTGCCTAATGGAAAATACAAAAGTTTTTATTGAGGCGTTGAAGctattttttactaaaagaagaaag GAGATTGGGAACCTGAGTTTTGACAAAGATGATCAGCTAGCAGTGGAATTTGTAACAGCTGCTGCAAATATTCGGGCTGCTTCATTTAACATTCCTTTGCACAGCCTTTTTGAAGCTAAAGGTATCGCTGGCAATATTGTACATGCTGTTGCCACAACAAATGCTATTGTAGCTGGTTTAATTGTCATTGAAGCAATCAAGGTGTTGAAAAAGGATACTGAAAGTTACAG GATGACATATTGTCTAGAACATCCATCTAAAAAGATGCTTCTTATGCCAGTGGAACCTTTTGAACCGAACAAGTCCTGCTGTGTTTGTTCTAAG ACACCACTGTCACTAGAGATCAATACTCATCGCTCAAAGCTGCGGGATTTTGTTGAGAAGATAGTTAAAGCCAAGCTTGGTATGAACTCCCCACTGATTATGCATGCCACAGCCCTTCTTTATGAAGTCGGCGATGATCTTGAAGAAAACGAGATAGCAAATTATACGGCAAAccttgaaaag GTACTATCTGAGCTTCCTCCTCCAGTCACTGATGGAACGGTGCTCACAGTAGAGGATCTTCAACAGGAGTTCACATGCAATATCCATATCAAGCACAG AGAAGAATTTGATGAAGAGAAAGAACCTGATGGAATGGTTCTTTCAGGATGGACACAAGCTCCTCCTGAGAAGAAGGATGGCAAAACCTCTATTGGAAATGGTGCAagtacatcaaaatcattaccaACAAAACCGGGGATCACCGAGATAGATATTGAGGTCAAAGAAATTTCAGATGTGAGTCCAGGGACGAAGAGAAAACTATCAGAGTTTTCTGATGGCAGCACTTTGGATCAGTCAAGTGATGTTGATGTAACTAGGAACAACAAGAAAACCCAAAAGCATGATGAGGACGATGACCTTGTTATGCTTGATCACTGGGATAGCAACATGAGGAAGAAGCACTGA